One stretch of Amycolatopsis sp. NBC_00345 DNA includes these proteins:
- a CDS encoding winged helix-turn-helix transcriptional regulator: MAARGRECSIAEALEVVGERWSLLALREVMLGERRFNQIAENTGASRDILAARLRKLVDAGVLEKRQYEDHPPRFEYRPTEAARALQPILLGLMQWGDKYVHQGPPPTVYEHDCGEELKLATVCAHCGEPLKAGSTHTVRLGAVR, encoded by the coding sequence ATGGCGGCGCGCGGACGCGAGTGTTCGATCGCGGAGGCGCTCGAGGTGGTCGGCGAACGGTGGAGCCTGCTCGCCCTGCGCGAGGTCATGCTGGGGGAGCGGCGGTTCAACCAGATCGCCGAGAACACCGGCGCCAGCCGGGACATCCTCGCCGCCCGGCTGCGCAAGCTCGTCGATGCCGGCGTGCTGGAGAAGCGCCAGTACGAGGACCATCCGCCGCGGTTCGAGTACCGGCCGACCGAGGCCGCCCGCGCGCTGCAGCCGATCCTGCTCGGCCTGATGCAGTGGGGCGACAAGTACGTCCACCAGGGCCCGCCGCCCACCGTGTACGAGCACGACTGTGGTGAAGAGCTGAAGCTGGCCACGGTCTGCGCCCACTGCGGCGAGCCCCTCAAGGCGGGCTCGACCCACACCGTCCGCCTCGGCGCGGTGCGGTAA
- a CDS encoding discoidin domain-containing protein: MRPKRLLPRAATFATLSLLFASTAVLVPATGSAAPAATASSSASSAAALNDGDQDTVWQSAALPQWAQLDLGHASSIDGVTLKLPAGWAARKQTLTLLGSLDGEQFSTIESSAGYTFDPAAKNTVDLHFAPTMTRYVRVDVTGNSGAPVGQLSEVDAHPSAVGPAAAATYTASSSLGAYPVANATDGNQASYWESANNAFPQWVQADLGSAVSTSQVVLKLPTGWEARTETLSVQGSTDGSSFSTLVASAGYRFDPASGNTVTVDFSATTTRYVRLNITANTGWAAAQLSEFEVHGPATGDTQAPSAPGNPALTQPATGQIRLTWTAATDNVGVTGYDIYANNTLRSSVAGNVLTYTDSQPDGTTVAYFVRAKDAAGNQSGNSTTVTRTGSQAGTNLALGKAITASSTEFTFVAANANDNSLTTYWEGGGGTYPNLLSVALGSNADVNQVVVKLNPDASWGNRSQTFAIEGREQASSAFTTLVAAASYAFSPASGNTVTIPVSGRVADVRLRFTANTGAGGGQAAEFQVFGVPAPNPDLTVTTLGWTPAAPVESDPVTVSATVRNAGTLASGATDVNLYLGTTKVGTAQVGALAAGASSTVSANIGTRDAGSYQLTAKVDEDNKVIEQNEGNNSFTAPNALVVTPVQSSDLVPATGWTPNNPSAGNTVTFSTSLKNNGSVASASGAHGITVTVSDATSGAVVKTLTGSYSGAIAAGASTGAVNLGTWTAGNGKYTVKTVVAVDANELPVKQANNTVTQSLFVGRGANMPYDSYEAEDGVVAGGAQVIGPNRTIGDLAGEASGRKAVTLNSTGSSVEFTTRASTNTLVTRFSIPDSAGGGGITSSLNVYVNGTFLKAIDLTSHYSWLYGAETGPGNSPGAASPRHVYDEASLLLGTTVPAGSKIKLQKDAANSTNYAIDFVNFEQATAQANPDPAHYAVPAGFTQQDVQNALDKARQDSTLTGVYLPAGDYQMSGKVQVYGKALKVVGAGPWFTRFLAPSGQENTDIGFRADATANGTTFSGFAVFGNYTSRIDGPGKVFDLSNVSNLTIDNIWVEHQVCMVWGTNVDGTTIQNSRIRDTFADGINLTNGSTGNHVTNVEARSTGDDSFALFAATDNNPGNQFDNVFENLTALLPWRAAGLAVYGGYNNTFRNLYIADTLAYSGITISSLDFGYPFLGFGPQPTTVQNASIVRAGGHFWGAQTFPGIWMFSASKEFRGIRVSDADISSPTYSGIMFQTNYVGGQAQNTFQDTQLTNISITGAQRSGDAYDAKSGFGLWANELPEAGQGPAVGSVSFTNLTMSGNYQDIKNTTSTFTINRN, from the coding sequence ATGAGACCGAAGCGACTGTTGCCGCGCGCGGCGACGTTCGCCACCCTGTCCCTCCTCTTCGCGAGCACCGCCGTGCTCGTCCCCGCCACCGGCTCGGCCGCCCCCGCGGCCACCGCGAGCAGCTCCGCGTCGTCGGCGGCGGCGCTGAACGACGGTGACCAGGACACCGTCTGGCAGAGCGCCGCCCTGCCGCAGTGGGCCCAGCTCGACCTGGGCCACGCGAGCAGCATCGACGGCGTCACCCTGAAGCTGCCCGCGGGCTGGGCGGCCCGGAAGCAGACCCTCACCCTGCTCGGCAGCCTCGACGGCGAGCAGTTCTCCACGATCGAGAGCTCGGCCGGCTACACCTTCGACCCGGCCGCGAAGAACACCGTCGACCTCCACTTCGCCCCGACCATGACGCGGTACGTGCGGGTCGACGTCACCGGCAACAGCGGCGCGCCCGTCGGACAACTGTCCGAAGTGGACGCTCACCCGTCCGCCGTGGGCCCGGCCGCTGCCGCGACGTACACCGCGTCCAGCTCGCTGGGCGCGTACCCGGTGGCCAACGCGACCGACGGAAACCAGGCCAGCTACTGGGAAAGCGCGAACAACGCCTTCCCGCAGTGGGTGCAGGCCGATCTCGGATCGGCGGTCAGCACCAGCCAGGTGGTCCTGAAACTGCCGACCGGCTGGGAGGCCCGCACCGAGACGCTCTCGGTCCAGGGCAGCACGGACGGCTCGTCGTTCAGCACGCTCGTCGCCTCGGCGGGCTACCGCTTCGACCCCGCGTCCGGCAACACCGTGACGGTCGACTTCTCCGCGACGACCACGCGGTACGTCCGGCTGAACATCACGGCCAACACCGGCTGGGCCGCCGCGCAGCTCTCGGAGTTCGAGGTGCACGGGCCCGCGACGGGTGACACGCAGGCGCCGTCCGCGCCCGGCAACCCCGCCCTCACCCAGCCGGCCACCGGGCAGATCCGTCTGACGTGGACCGCCGCCACCGACAACGTCGGGGTGACCGGCTACGACATCTATGCCAACAACACCTTGCGAAGCAGCGTTGCGGGCAACGTGCTGACCTACACGGACAGCCAGCCCGACGGCACCACGGTGGCGTACTTCGTGCGCGCCAAGGACGCGGCGGGCAACCAGTCCGGCAACAGCACGACCGTGACCCGCACCGGCAGCCAGGCCGGCACGAACCTCGCGCTGGGCAAGGCGATCACGGCGTCGTCCACGGAGTTCACCTTCGTCGCGGCGAACGCGAACGACAACAGCCTGACCACCTACTGGGAGGGCGGCGGCGGGACCTACCCGAACCTGCTCAGCGTCGCGCTCGGCTCGAACGCCGACGTGAACCAGGTCGTGGTGAAGCTCAACCCGGACGCCTCGTGGGGCAACCGCAGCCAGACGTTCGCGATCGAGGGCCGCGAGCAGGCCTCGTCGGCGTTCACCACGCTGGTGGCCGCGGCGAGCTACGCGTTCAGCCCGGCCAGCGGCAACACGGTGACCATTCCGGTCAGCGGCCGGGTCGCCGATGTCCGCCTGCGGTTCACCGCGAACACCGGCGCCGGCGGCGGACAGGCCGCGGAGTTCCAGGTCTTCGGCGTGCCCGCGCCGAACCCGGACCTGACCGTGACCACCCTCGGCTGGACGCCGGCCGCGCCGGTCGAGTCCGACCCGGTGACCGTCTCCGCGACGGTGCGCAACGCCGGGACGCTGGCCTCCGGGGCCACCGACGTGAACCTGTACCTGGGCACCACGAAGGTGGGCACCGCGCAGGTCGGCGCGCTCGCGGCGGGCGCGTCCAGCACCGTGTCGGCGAACATCGGCACGCGTGACGCGGGCAGCTACCAGCTCACCGCGAAGGTGGACGAGGACAACAAGGTCATCGAGCAGAACGAGGGCAACAACAGCTTCACGGCGCCGAACGCGCTGGTCGTCACCCCCGTGCAGAGTTCCGACCTGGTGCCGGCCACCGGCTGGACGCCGAACAACCCGTCCGCGGGCAACACCGTCACCTTCTCCACGTCGCTGAAGAACAACGGCTCGGTCGCTTCGGCGAGCGGCGCGCACGGGATCACCGTGACCGTCTCGGACGCGACCAGTGGCGCGGTGGTCAAGACGCTCACCGGCTCGTACTCCGGCGCGATCGCGGCCGGCGCGTCGACCGGCGCGGTCAACCTCGGCACCTGGACGGCGGGCAACGGCAAGTACACCGTGAAAACGGTCGTGGCCGTGGACGCCAACGAGCTGCCGGTGAAGCAGGCCAACAACACCGTGACCCAGTCGCTGTTCGTGGGCCGCGGCGCGAACATGCCGTACGACTCGTACGAGGCGGAAGACGGCGTGGTCGCGGGCGGCGCGCAGGTGATCGGGCCGAACCGGACGATCGGCGACCTCGCGGGTGAGGCCTCCGGCCGCAAGGCCGTCACGCTGAACTCGACCGGCAGCTCGGTCGAGTTCACCACGCGGGCGTCGACGAACACCCTCGTCACGCGGTTCTCCATCCCGGACTCCGCGGGCGGCGGCGGGATCACCTCCTCGCTGAACGTCTACGTCAACGGCACCTTCCTCAAGGCGATCGACCTGACCTCGCACTATTCGTGGCTCTACGGCGCGGAAACCGGCCCGGGCAACTCGCCCGGCGCGGCCAGCCCGCGGCACGTCTACGACGAGGCGAGCCTGCTGCTCGGCACCACCGTGCCGGCGGGCAGCAAGATCAAACTGCAGAAGGACGCGGCCAACAGCACGAACTACGCGATCGACTTCGTGAACTTCGAGCAGGCGACCGCGCAGGCCAACCCGGACCCGGCGCACTACGCGGTGCCGGCCGGCTTCACCCAGCAGGACGTGCAGAACGCGCTCGACAAGGCGCGGCAGGACAGCACGCTCACCGGCGTCTACCTGCCGGCGGGCGACTACCAGATGTCGGGCAAGGTCCAGGTGTACGGCAAGGCGCTCAAGGTCGTCGGCGCCGGCCCGTGGTTCACCCGGTTCCTCGCGCCCTCGGGCCAGGAGAACACCGACATCGGGTTCCGCGCGGACGCGACGGCGAACGGCACCACGTTCTCCGGCTTCGCGGTGTTCGGCAACTACACGTCGCGGATCGACGGCCCCGGCAAGGTGTTCGACCTCTCGAACGTCTCGAACCTGACCATCGACAACATCTGGGTGGAACACCAGGTGTGCATGGTGTGGGGCACCAATGTGGACGGCACCACGATCCAGAACTCCCGGATCCGCGACACCTTCGCCGACGGGATCAACCTCACCAACGGCAGCACCGGCAACCACGTGACCAACGTGGAGGCCCGGTCCACCGGTGACGACAGCTTCGCGCTGTTCGCCGCCACCGACAACAACCCGGGCAACCAGTTCGACAACGTGTTCGAGAACCTCACCGCGCTGCTCCCGTGGCGCGCGGCGGGCCTGGCGGTGTACGGGGGTTACAACAACACCTTCCGCAACCTCTACATCGCCGACACGCTGGCGTACTCCGGCATCACCATCTCGTCGCTGGACTTCGGCTACCCGTTCCTCGGCTTCGGGCCACAACCGACGACGGTGCAGAACGCGTCGATCGTGCGGGCCGGCGGCCACTTCTGGGGCGCGCAGACGTTCCCCGGGATCTGGATGTTCTCGGCGTCGAAGGAGTTCCGCGGCATCCGGGTGTCCGATGCGGACATCAGCAGCCCGACCTACAGCGGCATCATGTTCCAGACGAACTACGTCGGCGGGCAGGCGCAGAACACGTTCCAGGACACCCAGCTGACCAACATCAGCATCACGGGCGCCCAGCGCAGCGGGGACGCGTACGACGCGAAGTCCGGCTTCGGGCTGTGGGCCAACGAGCTGCCGGAGGCGGGCCAGGGCCCGGCTGTCGGCTCGGTGAGCTTCACCAACCTGACGATGAGCGGCAACTACCAGGACATCAAGAACACGACCAGCACCTTCACGATCAACCGCAACTAG
- a CDS encoding SDR family oxidoreductase codes for MPERILVTGATGQLGSVVVERLAGERLRALSRRRHTGNAAARDGGGASCPGGDRGEDRDGSGGGRGANGPGNGGGVDWVVGDLRTGRGVNTALAGADVVVHCATDYWATDYRREVETVRTLVEAARWAGTLPHLVYVSIVGVDRVPLGYYRAKLAAEELIAGSGLPYTILRATQFHALVRTILAGAARLPVVPAPNWRFQPVDVRDVAGRLAELAVGDPAGRVPDFGGPEVRPAADLARAVLAASGRSRRVLPVRLPGKLFGAYAAGGNLAPDHADGVITFDQYLAERTDPAALRYR; via the coding sequence GTGCCGGAACGGATCCTGGTGACCGGGGCGACCGGTCAGCTCGGCAGTGTGGTCGTGGAGCGGCTGGCGGGGGAGCGCCTGCGCGCGCTGAGCCGGCGGCGGCACACCGGGAACGCGGCGGCGCGGGACGGCGGCGGCGCGAGCTGCCCGGGTGGCGATCGCGGCGAGGATCGTGACGGCTCGGGCGGCGGTCGCGGTGCGAATGGCCCGGGAAACGGCGGCGGCGTGGACTGGGTGGTCGGCGACCTGCGGACCGGGCGCGGGGTCAACACCGCGCTGGCCGGCGCCGACGTGGTCGTCCACTGTGCCACCGACTACTGGGCCACCGATTACCGGCGCGAGGTCGAGACCGTGCGGACGCTCGTGGAGGCCGCGCGCTGGGCGGGGACGTTGCCGCACCTGGTGTACGTCTCGATCGTCGGCGTGGACCGGGTGCCGCTCGGGTACTACCGCGCGAAGCTCGCGGCCGAGGAGCTGATCGCGGGCTCCGGGCTGCCGTACACGATCCTGCGCGCGACGCAGTTCCACGCGCTGGTCCGGACGATCCTGGCGGGCGCGGCCCGGCTGCCGGTCGTCCCGGCGCCGAACTGGCGGTTCCAGCCGGTGGACGTCCGCGACGTCGCCGGGCGACTGGCCGAGCTGGCCGTCGGCGATCCCGCGGGCCGGGTGCCCGACTTCGGCGGGCCCGAGGTGCGGCCGGCCGCGGACCTGGCGCGGGCGGTGCTCGCCGCGTCCGGGCGCAGCCGCCGCGTGCTGCCGGTTCGCTTACCGGGCAAGCTTTTCGGCGCCTACGCCGCGGGCGGCAACCTCGCGCCGGACCATGCGGACGGCGTGATCACGTTCGACCAGTACCTGGCGGAGCGGACGGATCCGGCGGCGTTGCGTTACCGCTGA
- a CDS encoding TetR/AcrR family transcriptional regulator has protein sequence MAASPAPRRRPARAETRRRIIDAATEVFARQGIAATSLNEIAAAAGLTKGAVYSNFSGRDDLVLTIMEEHIVDRMHLATTVFSDLADLDEATAEAGARLASGIDTDATWHRLLLEYWGIAMRNPTVHSGLARRRAQLREAVTTAIAKAASQHGLDLPLPPEQLAVVVLALSNGLAVERGVEAAAVPDTLFSDVLKLLVTPREVSGNATPPDPSAPPGTGRT, from the coding sequence ATGGCTGCCTCTCCTGCCCCACGCCGCCGCCCGGCCCGGGCCGAAACCCGGCGTCGGATCATCGACGCCGCCACCGAGGTGTTCGCCCGCCAGGGCATCGCGGCGACGTCGCTGAACGAGATCGCGGCCGCGGCCGGGCTGACCAAGGGCGCGGTCTACTCGAACTTCTCCGGGCGCGACGACCTCGTGCTGACGATCATGGAGGAGCACATCGTCGACCGGATGCACTTGGCCACCACGGTGTTCAGCGACCTGGCCGACCTCGACGAGGCCACCGCGGAGGCCGGCGCGCGGCTGGCGAGCGGCATCGACACCGACGCGACGTGGCACCGGCTGCTGCTGGAGTACTGGGGCATCGCGATGCGGAACCCGACCGTCCACAGCGGACTCGCGCGGCGTCGCGCCCAGCTGCGCGAAGCCGTCACCACGGCGATAGCCAAAGCCGCGTCACAGCACGGCCTCGACTTGCCGCTGCCGCCGGAGCAGCTGGCGGTGGTGGTGCTCGCGCTGTCCAACGGGCTGGCCGTGGAGCGCGGTGTCGAGGCCGCCGCCGTGCCGGACACGCTGTTCAGCGACGTGCTGAAGCTCCTGGTGACCCCGCGGGAGGTCAGCGGTAACGCAACGCCGCCGGATCCGTCCGCTCCGCCAGGTACTGGTCGAACGTGA
- a CDS encoding lipase family protein: protein MPTVSVDIRRKLSALASTLAAVALTATALTAAAPPGAAAALPPNPADDPFYAQPAPFPDAAPGTVLDSRPVTIRALTLPVPVQAWQVKYRSNDTRGNPIADVATVLQPSGPAPSGGRKLVSYQTAQDGLSTDCAPSYALATGTALPAEELALMLPLAAAGYTVVTADYEGPNSEWTASVNTAHGVLDGIRAAQSFGPAGLAGPATPTGLIGYSGGALASEWANEIQPSYAPELKFAGVAAGGVPADLGYVARRIDGGPLSGIYIGAAVGLSRAYPEINTDQLLNARGKQAWADTGKQCINQFSVSQAFRRMSDYTTVPQLLDVPAVKQVIAENTMGRFKPGSPIYFYQGIFDELALTPPVDKLVSTYCAQGVPVQYNRIPVGDHVTVAVQGAPGALAYLHDRLNGKPAPSNC, encoded by the coding sequence GTGCCCACTGTCAGCGTCGACATCCGCCGAAAGCTCTCCGCACTCGCCAGCACGCTCGCCGCCGTGGCGCTCACCGCCACGGCCCTGACCGCGGCCGCGCCGCCCGGGGCCGCCGCCGCGCTGCCGCCGAACCCCGCGGACGACCCGTTCTACGCCCAGCCCGCGCCGTTCCCGGACGCCGCGCCGGGCACCGTGCTCGACTCGCGCCCGGTCACCATCCGCGCGCTCACCCTGCCCGTGCCCGTCCAGGCGTGGCAGGTGAAGTACCGCTCCAACGACACGCGCGGCAACCCGATCGCGGACGTCGCGACGGTCCTGCAGCCGTCCGGCCCCGCGCCGTCCGGCGGCCGGAAGCTCGTGTCGTACCAGACCGCGCAGGACGGGCTCAGCACCGACTGCGCGCCGTCGTACGCACTGGCCACCGGCACCGCGCTCCCAGCCGAAGAGCTGGCGCTGATGCTTCCGCTGGCGGCTGCCGGGTACACCGTGGTCACGGCCGACTACGAGGGCCCGAACTCGGAGTGGACCGCCTCGGTCAACACCGCCCACGGGGTGCTCGACGGCATCCGCGCGGCCCAGTCGTTCGGCCCGGCCGGGCTCGCGGGCCCGGCCACGCCGACCGGGCTGATCGGCTACTCGGGCGGCGCGCTCGCGAGCGAATGGGCCAACGAGATCCAGCCGTCCTACGCGCCGGAGCTGAAGTTCGCCGGCGTCGCGGCCGGCGGGGTGCCCGCGGACCTCGGTTACGTCGCCCGGCGCATCGACGGCGGGCCGTTGTCCGGGATCTACATCGGGGCCGCCGTCGGCCTCAGCCGCGCGTACCCGGAGATCAACACGGACCAGCTGCTGAACGCCCGTGGCAAGCAGGCCTGGGCCGACACCGGGAAGCAGTGCATCAACCAGTTCAGCGTGAGCCAGGCGTTCCGCCGGATGAGCGACTACACGACGGTGCCGCAGCTGCTCGACGTGCCCGCGGTGAAGCAGGTGATCGCCGAGAACACCATGGGCCGCTTCAAGCCCGGCTCGCCGATCTACTTCTACCAGGGCATCTTCGACGAGCTGGCGCTCACGCCGCCGGTGGACAAGCTGGTGAGCACCTATTGCGCGCAGGGGGTTCCGGTGCAGTACAACCGGATCCCGGTCGGCGACCACGTCACGGTCGCGGTGCAGGGCGCGCCCGGCGCGCTGGCCTACCTGCACGACCGGCTGAACGGCAAGCCCGCGCCCAGCAACTGCTGA
- a CDS encoding DUF6186 family protein, with the protein MNSRLVTEIGFGVIVFAAVALWGASHLFPKKIPPLTTVLAALMRKRSTRIALVLAWWWVGWHFFVQS; encoded by the coding sequence GTGAACAGCAGGCTAGTCACCGAAATCGGGTTCGGCGTGATCGTGTTCGCCGCCGTGGCCCTGTGGGGCGCGAGCCACCTGTTCCCGAAGAAGATCCCGCCGCTCACCACCGTGCTGGCCGCGCTGATGCGCAAGCGCTCGACGCGGATCGCGCTCGTGCTCGCGTGGTGGTGGGTCGGCTGGCACTTCTTCGTGCAGAGCTGA
- a CDS encoding glycoside hydrolase family 95 protein — MPNLPVPPTRRTFLKLGGAVGAGFALSGFRPFTAQAAPARPATADLVADPAATTLWYPAPAVEEHVIEQALPIGNGRIGGLVGGDPAADFLYFTDASLWTGTLNDELDSDGQFPYERVQFGSFGLLAKVRLKIPGHTGVSGYRRALDLSNGLVTATYGVGGAKYRREVYASHPDDVVVIRLSQQGGGSYTGSVTLEGTRGETPTAGDGVVSLGGKFDNGLKYASVVTAASRGGRVAVNGTDVTFTGCAEVVIVVCGGTNYVPDAARDYLDAAAEPSTVAAGKAKASAAASGTALLATHVQDYRRLYERMTVDLGRSPDSKRALDSWSRLTARHADPATPDPELEASYLQFGRYLVITGSRDSLPISLQGLWLNNNTPDWMSDYHTDINIQMNYWLPDRAGLSSSFAALADYCLAQLPSWSDTTQRLFNDPRNRFRNSSGKIAGWAVAFSTNIYGGSGWWWHPGGNAWLCNNLWDHYAFTQDRAYLARIYPLLKGACEFWESRLIEMTVDGKVVLVDDADWSPEHGPQDTKGNTYSQEIVHNLFGHYREATELLGRDRPYGKTVSGLQARLHLPTVSPVTGWLQEWLSPDNLGETAHRHLSPLIGFFPGDRITTDTAPAELLDGVRNLLVARGMDSFGWGCAWRSSCWARLKDADRAYQLFLTVLRPSVDNGNGTAANFFDMYSQGSYTIFQIDANLGAPTAMLEMLLYSRAGVIEFLPALPSAWADSGRVTGIGARGGFEVDLEWRHGKVTRATVRSVGGTETELRAGSWSRKIKLRPHQSVTVTPH; from the coding sequence ATGCCGAACCTCCCTGTGCCCCCCACCCGGCGGACCTTCCTCAAGCTCGGCGGAGCGGTGGGCGCCGGCTTCGCTTTGAGCGGGTTTCGCCCGTTCACCGCGCAAGCCGCGCCCGCCCGCCCGGCGACCGCGGACCTCGTCGCCGACCCCGCCGCGACCACGCTCTGGTACCCCGCGCCGGCGGTGGAGGAGCACGTCATCGAGCAGGCCCTCCCGATCGGGAATGGTCGGATCGGTGGCCTGGTCGGCGGAGACCCCGCGGCGGACTTCCTCTACTTCACCGACGCGTCGCTCTGGACCGGCACGCTCAACGACGAGCTGGACTCCGACGGCCAGTTCCCCTACGAGCGCGTCCAGTTCGGCAGCTTCGGCCTGCTCGCCAAGGTGCGGCTCAAGATTCCCGGGCACACCGGGGTGTCCGGCTACCGGCGCGCCCTGGACCTGAGCAACGGGCTGGTCACCGCGACGTACGGCGTCGGGGGCGCGAAGTACCGGCGTGAGGTCTACGCGAGCCATCCCGACGACGTCGTGGTGATCCGGCTGAGCCAGCAGGGCGGCGGCTCCTACACCGGCTCGGTGACGCTGGAGGGGACCCGCGGCGAGACGCCGACGGCGGGCGACGGGGTCGTCTCGCTCGGCGGCAAGTTCGACAACGGGCTGAAGTACGCCTCCGTCGTCACCGCCGCGAGCCGGGGCGGCCGGGTCGCGGTCAACGGCACCGACGTCACCTTCACCGGCTGCGCCGAGGTGGTGATCGTGGTCTGCGGCGGCACCAACTACGTGCCCGACGCCGCGCGCGACTACCTGGACGCGGCGGCGGAACCGTCCACAGTGGCCGCCGGCAAGGCGAAGGCCTCGGCCGCCGCGTCCGGCACCGCGCTGCTGGCCACGCACGTCCAGGACTACCGGCGGCTGTACGAGCGGATGACCGTCGACCTGGGACGGTCGCCGGACAGCAAGCGCGCGCTCGACTCGTGGTCGCGCCTGACCGCGCGCCACGCCGATCCCGCCACGCCCGACCCCGAGCTGGAAGCCAGCTACCTGCAGTTCGGCCGTTACCTCGTGATCACCGGCTCGCGCGACAGCCTGCCGATCAGCCTGCAGGGGCTGTGGCTGAACAACAACACGCCGGACTGGATGAGCGACTACCACACCGACATCAACATCCAGATGAACTACTGGCTGCCCGACCGCGCCGGGCTGTCCTCGTCCTTCGCCGCGTTGGCCGACTACTGCCTGGCGCAGCTACCGTCCTGGAGCGACACCACGCAGCGGCTGTTCAACGACCCGCGCAACCGGTTCCGCAACTCCAGCGGGAAGATCGCCGGCTGGGCGGTGGCGTTCTCCACCAACATCTACGGCGGCTCCGGCTGGTGGTGGCACCCGGGCGGCAACGCCTGGCTGTGCAACAACCTGTGGGACCACTACGCGTTCACCCAGGACCGCGCCTACCTCGCCCGGATCTACCCGCTGCTGAAGGGCGCGTGCGAGTTCTGGGAGTCCCGGCTGATCGAGATGACCGTGGACGGCAAGGTCGTGCTCGTCGACGACGCCGACTGGTCGCCCGAGCACGGCCCGCAGGACACGAAGGGCAACACCTACTCGCAGGAGATCGTCCACAACCTGTTCGGCCACTACCGGGAGGCGACCGAGCTGCTCGGCCGCGACCGCCCGTACGGGAAGACGGTCTCCGGCCTGCAGGCGCGGCTGCACCTGCCGACGGTCAGCCCGGTCACCGGCTGGCTGCAGGAGTGGCTCTCGCCGGACAACCTCGGCGAGACGGCGCACCGGCACCTCTCGCCGTTGATCGGGTTCTTCCCCGGCGACCGGATCACCACCGACACCGCTCCGGCCGAGCTGCTGGACGGGGTGCGGAACCTGCTCGTCGCGCGCGGCATGGACAGCTTCGGCTGGGGCTGCGCCTGGCGGTCGTCCTGCTGGGCGCGGCTGAAGGACGCCGACCGCGCGTACCAGCTGTTCCTCACCGTGCTGCGGCCCTCGGTGGACAACGGCAACGGCACGGCGGCGAACTTCTTCGACATGTACAGCCAGGGCAGCTACACGATCTTCCAGATCGACGCGAACCTCGGCGCGCCGACCGCGATGCTGGAGATGCTGCTGTACTCCCGCGCCGGCGTGATCGAATTCCTGCCGGCGCTGCCCTCGGCTTGGGCGGACTCCGGGCGCGTGACCGGGATCGGCGCGCGGGGCGGGTTCGAAGTGGACCTGGAGTGGCGCCACGGCAAGGTCACGAGGGCGACCGTGCGCAGCGTCGGCGGCACCGAGACAGAGCTGCGCGCGGGGAGCTGGAGCCGGAAGATCAAGCTCCGTCCGCACCAGTCGGTCACGGTCACGCCGCACTGA
- a CDS encoding DoxX family protein, giving the protein MNILLWVFAGVTAAVYLGAGGMKLVTPREKLLENPNLGWVNDFSAGAVKLIALAEVLGAIGLILPWALDIAPVLTPIAAVGLVIVAAGAIVVHARRKEPKAVPVNVVLLVLAAFVAVGRFAG; this is encoded by the coding sequence ATGAATATTCTGTTGTGGGTTTTCGCGGGCGTCACCGCGGCGGTTTACCTGGGCGCGGGCGGCATGAAGCTGGTGACGCCGCGGGAGAAGCTGCTGGAGAACCCGAACCTGGGCTGGGTCAACGACTTTTCGGCCGGAGCGGTGAAGCTCATCGCGCTCGCCGAGGTGCTCGGCGCGATCGGGCTGATCCTGCCCTGGGCGCTGGACATCGCGCCGGTGCTGACGCCGATCGCGGCCGTCGGCCTGGTGATCGTGGCGGCCGGCGCGATCGTGGTGCACGCGCGGCGCAAGGAGCCGAAGGCGGTGCCGGTCAACGTGGTGCTGCTGGTGCTGGCCGCTTTCGTGGCGGTGGGCCGCTTCGCCGGGTGA